One part of the Streptomyces sp. NBC_00286 genome encodes these proteins:
- a CDS encoding inositol-3-phosphate synthase, producing MGSVRVAIVGVGNCAASLVQGVEYYKDADPAGKVPGLMHVQFGDYHVRDIEFVAAFDVDAKKVGLDLADAIGASENNTIKICDVPNSGVPVQRGHTLDGLGRYYRETIEESAEAPVDVVKVLKDQRVDVLVCYLPVGSEDAAKFYAQCAIDAKVAFVNALPVFIAGTKEWADKFTEAGVPIVGDDIKSQVGATITHRVMAKLFEDRGVVLDRTMQLNVGGNMDFKNMLERDRLESKKISKTQAVTSQIRDRDMGADNVHIGPSDYVAWLDDRKWAYVRLEGRAFGDVPLNLEYKLEVWDSPNSAGVIIDALRAAKIAKDRGIGGPILSASSYFMKSPPVQYFDDEARDNVEKFIKGEVER from the coding sequence ATGGGTTCGGTTCGCGTAGCCATCGTCGGCGTGGGCAACTGCGCCGCCTCGCTGGTCCAGGGCGTCGAGTACTACAAGGACGCCGACCCGGCGGGCAAGGTGCCGGGTCTGATGCACGTCCAGTTCGGCGACTACCACGTCCGTGACATCGAGTTCGTGGCCGCCTTCGACGTCGACGCGAAGAAGGTAGGCCTCGACCTCGCGGACGCCATCGGTGCCAGCGAGAACAACACCATCAAGATCTGCGACGTCCCGAACTCCGGTGTGCCCGTGCAGCGCGGCCACACACTGGACGGGCTCGGCAGGTACTACCGCGAGACCATCGAGGAGTCGGCCGAGGCCCCGGTCGACGTCGTCAAGGTCCTCAAGGACCAGCGGGTCGATGTCCTCGTCTGCTACCTCCCGGTGGGCTCCGAGGACGCGGCGAAGTTCTACGCCCAGTGCGCCATCGACGCCAAGGTCGCCTTCGTCAACGCCCTTCCGGTCTTCATCGCCGGCACGAAGGAGTGGGCGGACAAGTTCACCGAGGCCGGCGTCCCGATCGTGGGCGACGACATCAAGTCGCAGGTCGGCGCGACGATCACGCACCGCGTCATGGCGAAGCTGTTCGAGGACCGGGGCGTCGTCCTGGACCGCACGATGCAGCTGAACGTCGGCGGCAACATGGACTTCAAGAACATGCTCGAGCGGGACCGCCTGGAGTCGAAGAAGATCTCCAAGACCCAGGCCGTCACCTCCCAGATCCGCGACCGCGACATGGGCGCGGACAACGTCCACATCGGCCCGTCCGACTACGTGGCCTGGCTGGACGACCGCAAGTGGGCGTACGTCCGTCTCGAGGGCCGCGCTTTCGGTGACGTCCCGCTGAACCTGGAGTACAAGCTCGAGGTCTGGGACTCCCCGAACTCCGCGGGTGTCATCATCGACGCCCTGCGCGCCGCGAAGATCGCCAAGGACCGCGGCATCGGCGGCCCGATCCTCTCGGCGTCGAGCTACTTCATGAAGTCCCCGCCGGTCCAGTACTTCGACGACGAGGCCCGGGACAACGTCGAGAAGTTCATCAAGGGCGAGGTCGAGCGCTAA
- a CDS encoding PadR family transcriptional regulator, whose translation MSRRSGILEFAVLGLLRESPMHGYELRKRLNTSLGVFRAFSYGTLYPCLKTLVANGWLIEESGGARDEAPAAPLAGRRAKIVYRLTAEGKEHFEELLSQTGPDAYEDEHFAARFAFFGQTSRDVRMRVLEGRRSRLEERLEKMRASLARTRERLDDYTLELQRHGMESVEREVRWLNELIESERAGRDQRRPAADGSAQHDSTSGESGGLPRHGDTSRPDPSDDTDT comes from the coding sequence ATGAGCCGGCGCTCCGGGATCCTCGAGTTCGCCGTACTCGGCCTGCTCCGCGAGTCCCCGATGCACGGCTATGAGCTGCGTAAACGTCTCAATACCTCACTGGGGGTGTTCCGTGCGTTCAGCTACGGGACGCTCTACCCCTGCCTCAAGACGCTGGTCGCGAACGGCTGGTTGATCGAGGAATCGGGGGGTGCCCGCGATGAAGCACCTGCCGCTCCACTCGCAGGGCGCCGCGCCAAAATCGTCTATCGGTTGACGGCGGAAGGTAAGGAGCACTTCGAGGAGCTGCTCTCGCAGACGGGTCCCGACGCGTACGAGGACGAGCACTTCGCCGCTCGCTTCGCCTTCTTCGGACAGACGTCGCGGGATGTACGTATGCGGGTCCTCGAAGGCCGCCGCAGTCGTCTCGAGGAGCGCCTGGAGAAGATGCGCGCCTCCCTGGCACGCACCCGGGAGCGCCTCGACGACTACACCCTTGAGCTCCAGCGGCACGGGATGGAGTCCGTGGAGCGCGAAGTGCGCTGGCTGAACGAGCTCATCGAGAGCGAGCGGGCCGGACGGGACCAGCGGCGTCCCGCCGCGGACGGCTCCGCTCAGCACGACAGCACATCTGGAGAGTCGGGCGGCCTGCCCCGGCACGGGGACACCTCCCGGCCGGATCCGTCCGACGACACCGACACGTGA
- a CDS encoding transglycosylase domain-containing protein — MSEHRRKPPQPQGGGRAAARRGLTSSSSGRRAAPRGATGSPSASYGSGGEERPYGGRAEARRAAQRSTSGGGRRRAADGAGRGGHGGGGRGGGPVGPNGPGRGRGRGAEPPRKRLIDYPRAGKYGAARWVPSWRLVSGLCIGFLGSLVAVAGIGYAMVSVPNVAEAATAQNNVYYWSDGTEMVATGGETNRQIINLSQIPKAMQNAVISQENKTFYDDSGIDPKGITRAVLTMARGGETQGGSTITQQYVKNAMLNDQSQTLSRKFKEIFVSVKVGTTEPKDTILEGYLNTGYYGRGAYGIQAAARAYFNKDAVDLNAGECAFLSATLKGATYYDPAGSTSIDPAATPDANKKRALGQMQDTLSKMVEYGHLSATERAKYTKLPKTENPRSNAQLSGQTGYLVDLAKSYIVNNSEKTGITADRLQQGGLEIHTTFDKKMVNQLEDAVKKVQKENIKPKERPDTDTHVQFGGASVDPKDGAIKAIYGGEDATKHFTNNADQTGAQVGSTFKPFVLASAMQWGARNPDGDPIQAQDERTIVSPESFYSGKNKLKIEDYDGTVWQDNKGKVWLQRNDGDESYNAPSYRIDLREAMRVSANSAYVQLGMDVGLDKVKEAAVSAGVLEGSLASANYPSFSLGTSDPSAIRMAGAYATFAASGQQNDPYSVKEIEDKDGTVFRHADVANPETAFTSQVADNVTDVLKTVVEDGTGTAAALGDREVAGKTGTTDGNKSAWFVGYTPQLSTAISMYRMDDDENSKKREFLEMFGTGGQKKIHGASFPAEIWHDYMDDALKGKPAKEFPTPEPIGEVVNDIPVPTPTPSAPEPEPEDDTPTPSPTPSEPTTSPTPSPSNTCEPFDFECNNTGGEDNGGADNGGVDGGVSASPTESDPPGNNGDNNNGGIFG; from the coding sequence ATGAGCGAGCACCGTCGCAAACCGCCGCAGCCGCAAGGCGGCGGACGTGCCGCGGCCCGACGCGGCCTTACCAGCTCGTCCTCCGGTCGCCGCGCGGCACCGCGAGGCGCCACCGGGTCTCCTTCCGCCTCCTACGGCTCGGGAGGCGAGGAACGGCCGTACGGTGGCCGCGCAGAGGCCCGAAGGGCCGCCCAGAGAAGTACGAGCGGCGGTGGCCGGCGCAGAGCGGCCGACGGCGCGGGACGCGGCGGCCACGGTGGTGGCGGCCGCGGAGGCGGTCCCGTCGGGCCGAACGGGCCCGGGCGTGGCAGGGGCCGCGGGGCCGAGCCGCCCAGGAAGCGCCTCATCGACTATCCGCGCGCGGGCAAGTACGGCGCTGCGCGCTGGGTGCCCTCGTGGAGGCTTGTCTCTGGGCTGTGCATCGGCTTCCTCGGCAGCCTGGTGGCCGTTGCGGGCATCGGGTACGCCATGGTGAGCGTTCCGAACGTCGCCGAGGCCGCGACGGCGCAGAACAACGTCTACTACTGGTCTGACGGCACCGAGATGGTCGCCACGGGTGGTGAGACGAACCGCCAGATCATCAACCTCTCGCAGATTCCCAAGGCGATGCAGAACGCCGTCATCTCCCAGGAGAACAAGACCTTCTACGACGACAGCGGCATCGACCCGAAGGGCATCACCCGCGCCGTACTCACCATGGCCCGGGGCGGTGAGACGCAGGGCGGTTCCACGATCACCCAGCAGTACGTGAAGAACGCGATGCTGAATGACCAGTCGCAGACGCTCTCGCGGAAGTTCAAAGAGATCTTCGTCTCTGTCAAGGTGGGTACCACCGAACCCAAGGACACGATCCTCGAGGGCTACCTGAACACCGGTTACTACGGTCGCGGAGCCTACGGAATTCAGGCAGCGGCACGTGCTTACTTCAACAAGGATGCCGTCGACCTGAATGCGGGCGAATGCGCCTTCCTGTCGGCGACCCTCAAGGGCGCCACCTACTACGATCCAGCGGGTTCGACCTCCATCGACCCGGCCGCCACGCCCGACGCTAACAAGAAGCGGGCCCTCGGGCAGATGCAGGACACGCTCAGCAAGATGGTCGAGTACGGTCACCTGTCGGCAACGGAGCGAGCGAAGTACACGAAGCTCCCCAAGACCGAGAACCCGCGGTCGAATGCCCAGCTGAGCGGGCAGACCGGCTACCTCGTCGACCTCGCCAAGTCGTACATCGTCAACAACAGCGAGAAGACCGGGATCACGGCCGACAGGCTTCAGCAAGGCGGACTCGAGATCCACACGACCTTCGACAAGAAGATGGTCAACCAGCTCGAAGACGCGGTGAAGAAGGTCCAGAAGGAGAACATCAAGCCGAAGGAGCGTCCCGACACGGACACGCACGTCCAGTTCGGCGGCGCCTCGGTGGACCCGAAGGACGGCGCGATCAAGGCCATCTACGGTGGCGAGGACGCGACGAAGCACTTCACCAACAACGCTGACCAGACCGGCGCCCAGGTCGGGTCGACGTTCAAGCCGTTCGTGTTGGCGTCCGCGATGCAGTGGGGTGCGCGCAACCCCGATGGCGACCCGATCCAGGCGCAGGACGAGCGGACGATCGTCTCGCCCGAGAGCTTCTACAGCGGCAAGAACAAGCTCAAGATCGAGGACTACGACGGCACCGTCTGGCAGGACAACAAGGGCAAGGTGTGGCTGCAGAGGAACGACGGCGATGAGTCGTACAACGCCCCGAGCTACCGGATCGACCTCCGTGAAGCGATGAGAGTCTCGGCGAACTCCGCCTATGTGCAGCTCGGCATGGACGTAGGACTGGACAAGGTCAAGGAGGCAGCGGTCAGCGCGGGCGTCCTGGAGGGCAGTCTGGCCAGCGCGAACTACCCGTCCTTCTCGCTCGGCACATCCGACCCCAGCGCGATCCGTATGGCAGGCGCGTACGCCACCTTCGCGGCCAGCGGCCAGCAGAACGATCCATACTCGGTCAAGGAGATCGAAGACAAGGACGGAACGGTATTCAGGCACGCGGACGTCGCCAATCCTGAAACGGCCTTCACCTCCCAGGTCGCCGACAACGTGACCGACGTTCTGAAGACTGTCGTGGAAGACGGCACTGGTACCGCGGCGGCGCTCGGTGACCGTGAGGTGGCGGGCAAGACCGGTACCACCGACGGCAACAAGTCCGCCTGGTTCGTCGGCTACACCCCGCAGCTCTCGACCGCGATCTCCATGTACCGCATGGATGACGACGAGAACAGCAAGAAGCGCGAGTTCCTGGAGATGTTCGGGACGGGTGGCCAGAAGAAGATCCACGGTGCCTCGTTCCCGGCCGAGATCTGGCACGACTACATGGATGACGCGCTCAAGGGCAAGCCCGCGAAGGAGTTCCCGACGCCCGAGCCCATCGGTGAGGTCGTCAACGACATCCCGGTTCCGACTCCGACGCCCTCCGCCCCTGAGCCCGAGCCCGAGGATGACACCCCGACGCCGAGCCCGACGCCCAGCGAGCCGACGACGAGTCCCACGCCCTCGCCGAGCAACACCTGCGAACCCTTCGACTTCGAGTGCAACAACACCGGCGGAGAGGACAACGGTGGTGCTGACAACGGCGGAGTTGACGGAGGTGTCAGCGCTTCACCGACGGAGTCCGATCCGCCCGGGAACAACGGCGATAACAACAATGGGGGCATCTTCGGGTAG
- a CDS encoding glycosyltransferase family 87 protein, protein MVSMPSAETKRASSYEPDTVRPTKEDAVAATGSELIGGPIGRRALLGTSWWTPVRVIALVAIGMFALGMVQKLPCYDGAWFFGASSQYTHACYSDIPHLYQGRGFAEGLVPYFDKLSGDMEYLEYPVLTGVFMEVASWLTPGSGSIQEQAKVYWMVNCGMLMACAAIIAVCVTRTHRRRPWDGLLVALAPAFALTATVNWDLLAVALTAAAMLMWARNRPFAFGVLLGLATAAKLYPFLILGPLLVLCWRAGRWREFGTALRGAGGAWLVVNLPVMLLAPEGWSKFYTFSQERGVDFGSFWLVLSHRMDSPPTTDTVNTLALVLMLVSCLGVAGLALTAPRRPRFAQLAFLIVAAFILTNKVYSPQYVLWLIPLAALARPKWRDFLIWQACEVAYFLGIWMYLAYTTSGDAHKGLPTDGYHVAIVIHLLGTLYLCAVVVRDILMPEQDVVRRAGDDDPTGGVLDGAEDRFVLGAAAHPPQHAAHFDRPQVEWGHHGPSAGGGSP, encoded by the coding sequence ATGGTCAGCATGCCCAGCGCAGAGACGAAGCGAGCCAGCTCGTACGAGCCGGACACGGTACGGCCGACCAAGGAGGACGCGGTCGCCGCAACCGGCAGCGAGCTGATCGGTGGCCCCATCGGACGCCGCGCGCTGCTCGGCACGTCTTGGTGGACCCCTGTACGTGTCATCGCGCTCGTCGCGATCGGCATGTTCGCCCTTGGCATGGTGCAGAAGCTGCCGTGCTACGACGGCGCCTGGTTCTTCGGGGCCAGCTCGCAGTACACGCACGCGTGCTACTCAGACATCCCGCATCTCTACCAGGGCCGCGGCTTCGCCGAGGGGCTCGTGCCGTACTTCGACAAGCTCAGCGGCGATATGGAGTACCTCGAATACCCGGTCCTGACCGGCGTGTTCATGGAGGTCGCCTCCTGGCTGACACCGGGCAGCGGCAGCATCCAGGAACAGGCAAAGGTCTACTGGATGGTCAACTGCGGGATGCTGATGGCGTGTGCGGCGATCATCGCCGTCTGCGTCACCCGCACCCACCGCCGGCGGCCCTGGGACGGTCTGCTGGTCGCCCTCGCACCCGCCTTCGCGCTCACGGCCACCGTCAACTGGGACCTGCTGGCCGTCGCCCTGACTGCCGCCGCGATGCTGATGTGGGCGCGGAACCGCCCGTTCGCCTTCGGCGTCCTCCTGGGGCTTGCCACCGCCGCCAAGCTCTATCCTTTCCTGATCCTCGGGCCACTGCTCGTGCTGTGCTGGCGCGCGGGCCGGTGGCGGGAGTTCGGCACCGCGTTGCGCGGGGCGGGGGGCGCCTGGCTGGTCGTGAACCTCCCCGTGATGCTGCTCGCCCCCGAGGGCTGGTCGAAGTTCTACACATTCAGCCAGGAGCGCGGCGTCGACTTCGGTTCGTTCTGGCTCGTCCTGTCCCATCGCATGGACAGCCCGCCCACCACGGACACCGTCAACACGCTCGCCCTAGTGCTGATGCTGGTCTCCTGCCTGGGTGTGGCGGGACTCGCGCTGACCGCCCCGCGCAGGCCGCGCTTCGCCCAACTCGCCTTTCTGATCGTCGCGGCCTTCATCCTCACCAACAAGGTCTATTCACCCCAGTACGTGCTGTGGCTGATCCCCCTCGCCGCGCTGGCCCGCCCCAAATGGCGGGACTTCCTGATCTGGCAGGCGTGCGAGGTCGCCTACTTCCTAGGGATCTGGATGTACCTCGCGTACACGACCAGCGGAGACGCCCACAAGGGACTGCCGACCGACGGCTATCACGTCGCCATCGTCATCCACCTGTTGGGGACGCTCTACCTGTGTGCGGTCGTCGTACGCGACATCCTCATGCCGGAACAGGACGTGGTACGCCGGGCCGGGGACGACGACCCGACGGGTGGCGTACTGGATGGCGCGGAGGACCGCTTCGTACTGGGAGCCGCGGCCCATCCGCCGCAGCATGCAGCGCACTTCGACAGGCCGCAGGTGGAGTGGGGTCACCACGGGCCGTCGGCCGGCGGCGGTTCGCCCTGA
- a CDS encoding alanine racemase, with amino-acid sequence MALTLYVDTARWRAHHKQVSEQFPGLVPVCKGNGYGFGHERLADEATRLGSDILAVGTTYEAARVKDWFGGDLLVLTPFRRGEEPVPLPDRVIRSVSSIDGVYGLVGARVVIEVMSSMKRHGVNEHDLPQLHAAIENVRLEGFAIHLPLDRTDGSDAVEEVIGWMDRLRAARLPLHTMFVSHLKAEELARLQQQFPRTRFRARIGTRLWLGDHEATEYRGAVLDVTPVAKGDRFGYRQQKAASDGWLVVVAGGTSHGVGLEAPKALHGVMPRAKGVARAGLATVNRNLSPFVWGGKQRWFAEPPHMQVSILFVPSDAPEPKVGEELVAHLRHTTTQFDRVVER; translated from the coding sequence ATGGCGCTCACGCTCTACGTCGACACCGCACGCTGGCGGGCGCACCACAAGCAGGTGTCCGAGCAGTTCCCCGGACTCGTCCCTGTGTGCAAGGGCAATGGCTACGGCTTCGGCCATGAGCGGCTGGCGGACGAGGCCACTCGGCTGGGCTCGGACATCCTCGCCGTCGGCACAACGTACGAAGCCGCCCGGGTCAAGGACTGGTTCGGCGGTGACCTGCTGGTGCTGACGCCGTTCCGGCGGGGCGAGGAACCCGTGCCGCTGCCCGATCGCGTGATCCGCTCCGTGTCGTCGATCGACGGGGTCTACGGCCTCGTGGGCGCCCGCGTCGTCATCGAGGTCATGTCCTCGATGAAACGGCACGGTGTGAACGAGCACGACCTGCCCCAACTCCACGCCGCCATAGAGAACGTACGGCTGGAGGGCTTCGCGATCCATCTGCCGCTGGACCGCACCGACGGCTCGGACGCCGTCGAGGAGGTCATCGGCTGGATGGACCGGCTGCGCGCGGCCCGGCTGCCGCTGCACACCATGTTCGTCAGCCACCTCAAGGCCGAGGAACTCGCCCGGCTGCAGCAGCAGTTCCCGCGGACCCGCTTCCGCGCCCGCATCGGTACGCGGCTGTGGCTGGGAGACCACGAGGCGACCGAGTACCGCGGAGCCGTCCTGGACGTCACTCCCGTCGCCAAGGGCGACCGCTTCGGCTATCGCCAGCAGAAGGCCGCCTCTGACGGCTGGCTGGTGGTCGTGGCGGGCGGTACGTCGCACGGGGTGGGCCTGGAGGCCCCTAAGGCCCTGCACGGCGTCATGCCGCGCGCCAAGGGCGTCGCCCGGGCAGGCCTCGCCACGGTCAACCGGAACCTCTCGCCGTTCGTCTGGGGCGGCAAGCAGCGCTGGTTCGCGGAACCTCCGCACATGCAGGTCTCGATCCTGTTCGTGCCCTCGGACGCCCCGGAACCGAAAGTCGGCGAGGAACTCGTTGCCCATCTGCGCCACACCACCACGCAGTTCGACCGGGTCGTCGAGCGCTGA
- the femX gene encoding peptidoglycan bridge formation glycyltransferase FemX translates to MSLTLRTISREQHLAYIQSLPAASHMQVPAWADVKAEWRAENLGWFDDRTGEMVGAGLVLYRQLPKIKRYLAYLPEGPVINWFAPNLTEWLDPMLAHLKQQGAFSVKMGPPVIIRRWEAASIKKGIQDPDVKRLRDIEADFIEPRAFEVADRLRRMGWQQGEDGGAGFGDVQPRYVFQVPLANRSLEDVHKGFNQLWRRNIKKAEKAGVEVVQGGYQDLEEWQRLYEITAVRDHFRPRPLSYFQRMWTALNNEDPNRMRLYFARHNGVNLSAATMLVVGGHVWYSYGASDNIGREVRPSNAMQWRMLRDAYALGATVYDLRGISDSLDETDHLFGLIQFKVGTGGQAAEYLGEWDFPLNKLLHKALDIYMSRR, encoded by the coding sequence ATGAGCCTGACCCTGAGGACCATCAGTCGAGAGCAGCATCTGGCGTACATCCAGAGCCTGCCCGCGGCGAGCCACATGCAGGTCCCGGCCTGGGCAGACGTCAAGGCGGAGTGGCGCGCCGAGAATCTCGGATGGTTCGACGACAGGACAGGCGAGATGGTCGGGGCGGGCCTTGTGCTGTACCGGCAGCTGCCCAAGATCAAGCGCTACCTCGCCTATCTGCCCGAGGGCCCGGTCATCAACTGGTTCGCGCCAAATCTGACCGAGTGGCTGGATCCGATGCTCGCGCATCTCAAGCAGCAGGGCGCCTTCTCCGTGAAGATGGGCCCGCCGGTCATCATCCGGCGCTGGGAGGCCGCTTCGATCAAGAAGGGCATCCAGGATCCGGATGTGAAGCGGCTGCGCGACATCGAGGCCGACTTCATCGAGCCGCGCGCCTTCGAGGTCGCCGACCGGCTGCGTCGCATGGGCTGGCAGCAGGGCGAGGACGGCGGGGCCGGCTTCGGCGACGTACAACCCCGCTATGTCTTTCAAGTGCCGCTGGCCAACCGGTCGTTGGAGGACGTCCACAAGGGCTTCAACCAGCTGTGGCGGCGCAACATCAAGAAGGCCGAGAAGGCGGGCGTCGAGGTCGTCCAGGGCGGTTACCAGGACCTTGAGGAGTGGCAGCGTCTCTACGAGATCACGGCCGTACGCGACCACTTCCGGCCCCGCCCGCTCTCGTACTTCCAGCGCATGTGGACGGCCCTCAACAACGAGGACCCCAACCGCATGCGGCTGTACTTCGCCCGGCACAACGGTGTGAACCTGTCCGCCGCGACGATGCTGGTCGTGGGCGGGCATGTCTGGTACTCGTACGGCGCCTCGGACAACATCGGGCGTGAGGTCCGGCCCTCGAACGCGATGCAGTGGCGCATGCTGCGCGACGCCTACGCGCTCGGTGCCACGGTCTATGACCTGCGGGGCATCTCCGACTCGCTCGATGAGACCGACCACCTCTTCGGCCTCATCCAGTTCAAGGTGGGCACGGGCGGCCAGGCCGCCGAATACCTCGGCGAGTGGGACTTCCCGCTCAACAAGCTGCTCCACAAGGCGCTCGACATCTACATGTCGCGCCGCTGA
- the rpsF gene encoding 30S ribosomal protein S6, whose protein sequence is MRHYEVMVILDPDLEERAVSPLIENFLSVVREGNGKVEKVDTWGRRRLAYEIKKKPEGIYSVIDLQAEPAVVKELDRQMNLNESVLRTKVLRPEMH, encoded by the coding sequence ATGCGTCACTACGAGGTGATGGTCATCCTCGACCCCGATCTCGAGGAGCGCGCTGTCTCCCCGCTGATCGAGAACTTCCTCTCCGTTGTCCGTGAGGGCAACGGAAAGGTGGAGAAGGTCGACACCTGGGGCCGTCGTCGTCTCGCGTACGAGATCAAGAAGAAGCCCGAGGGCATCTACTCGGTCATCGACCTGCAGGCCGAGCCTGCGGTCGTCAAGGAGCTCGACCGCCAGATGAACCTGAACGAGTCGGTCCTCCGGACCAAGGTCCTTCGCCCCGAGATGCACTGA
- a CDS encoding single-stranded DNA-binding protein, protein MAGETVITVVGNLVDDPELRFTPSGAAVAKFRVASTPRTFDRQTNEWKDGESLFLTCSVWRQAAENVAESLQRGMRVIVQGRLKQRSYEDREGVKRTVYELDVDEVGASLRNATAKVTKTTGRGGQGGYSGGGGGGQQGGGWGSGPGGGQQQGGGAPADDPWATGAPAGGGQQGGGGGGWGGSSGGSGGGYSDEPPF, encoded by the coding sequence ATGGCAGGCGAGACCGTCATCACGGTCGTCGGCAATCTTGTCGACGACCCCGAGCTGCGCTTCACCCCTTCCGGTGCGGCGGTCGCGAAGTTCCGTGTCGCGTCCACTCCCCGCACCTTCGACCGTCAGACCAATGAATGGAAGGACGGCGAGAGCCTGTTCCTGACGTGCTCGGTCTGGCGTCAGGCGGCGGAGAACGTCGCCGAGTCGCTCCAGCGAGGCATGCGCGTCATCGTGCAGGGTCGGCTGAAGCAGCGGTCCTACGAGGACCGTGAGGGCGTCAAGCGCACGGTCTACGAACTCGACGTCGACGAGGTCGGCGCGAGCCTGCGCAACGCCACGGCCAAGGTCACCAAGACCACCGGCCGAGGCGGCCAGGGTGGTTACAGCGGCGGTGGCGGAGGCGGCCAGCAGGGCGGCGGCTGGGGCTCAGGCCCCGGTGGCGGTCAGCAGCAGGGCGGCGGCGCTCCCGCCGACGATCCCTGGGCGACCGGTGCGCCGGCCGGCGGCGGCCAGCAGGGTGGCGGCGGTGGCGGCTGGGGCGGAAGCTCCGGCGGCTCCGGCGGCGGCTACTCGGACGAGCCCCCCTTCTAA
- the rpsR gene encoding 30S ribosomal protein S18 gives MAKPPVRKPKKKVCAFCKDKVTYVDYKDTNMLRKFISDRGKIRARRVTGNCTQHQRDVATAVKNSREMALLPYTSTAR, from the coding sequence ATGGCGAAGCCGCCTGTGCGCAAGCCGAAGAAGAAGGTCTGCGCTTTCTGCAAGGACAAGGTCACGTACGTGGACTACAAGGACACGAACATGCTGCGGAAGTTCATTTCCGACCGCGGCAAGATCCGTGCCCGCCGCGTGACCGGCAACTGCACGCAGCATCAGCGTGACGTCGCCACGGCCGTCAAGAACAGCCGTGAGATGGCGCTGCTGCCCTACACCTCCACCGCGCGATAA
- the rplI gene encoding 50S ribosomal protein L9 encodes MKIILTHEVSGLGAAGDVVDVKDGYARNYLIPRNFAIRWTKGGEKDVEQIRRARKIHEIQTIEQANEIKARLEGVKVRLAVRSGDAGRLFGSVTPADIASAIKASGGPEVDKRRIELGSPIKTLGAHETSVRLHPEVAAKVNIEVVAA; translated from the coding sequence ATGAAGATCATCCTCACCCACGAGGTCTCCGGCCTCGGCGCCGCGGGCGACGTCGTTGACGTCAAGGACGGTTACGCTCGCAACTACCTGATCCCGCGGAATTTCGCGATCCGCTGGACCAAGGGCGGCGAGAAGGACGTCGAGCAGATCCGTCGTGCTCGCAAGATCCATGAGATCCAGACCATCGAGCAGGCCAACGAGATCAAGGCCCGCCTCGAAGGCGTCAAGGTCCGCCTGGCCGTCCGCTCCGGCGACGCCGGTCGGCTCTTCGGTTCTGTCACCCCGGCCGACATCGCCTCGGCGATCAAGGCTTCCGGTGGCCCCGAGGTCGACAAGCGCCGTATCGAGCTGGGCTCGCCGATCAAGACGCTGGGCGCTCACGAGACGTCCGTGCGTCTGCACCCCGAGGTTGCCGCCAAGGTCAACATCGAGGTCGTCGCTGCCTGA